One window of Carassius auratus strain Wakin chromosome 17, ASM336829v1, whole genome shotgun sequence genomic DNA carries:
- the LOC113117745 gene encoding pleckstrin homology domain-containing family G member 3 isoform X3, whose product MREESVCAHNSSLMGEAECHRLSTGSSVGTPDPRAADGCSLSSSEPSEDGRPVSIVSTVSSESSVEGSSGSLTAGADIGLELSPQEGPSDPPDLLGLDWPVEEPSVTTPDSPSPFASVTMAPNPQLTHVDRVVMEIIETERMYVRDLRSIVEDYLVHIIDTKDLPINPEHVCSLFGNIEHIYEFNSELLQSLDMCASDPVAIARCFVDKSEYFEIYTQYCTNYPNSVAVLTECLRNETLAKFFRDRQASLKRSLPLGSYLLKPVQRILKYHLLLQEIAKHFDPEEDGYEVVIEAIDSMTGVAWYINDMKRKHEHAVRLQEVQSLLINWNGPDLTTFGELVLEGTFHVHRARKERTLFLFDKMLLITKKRGELYVYKTHISSSTLMLIESAKDSLRFSVTHYKQPKQPHTVQARTVEEKKLWAHHIKRLILENHHAVIPQKAKDAILDMDSTCPVKYRYSPDRLKKASSCQNDDFSDVLQERRRSEPAKRSVRSTKGTLKHADSEGTLLVDKDRLSMLPTTTNSNPELKTTEPGMIQNGQHHESSTGSLDDREKAKSAEDRIGGDNVEEEDLMGVEQDREGCWENWPMNQSSQTPTKEKHDDTSESLTLFEQSSTGERSSPKVFSPLRESEETGMNQSEDYPKISGTIMAGCHTDPEIIDFNTGGQRIGDNVEDSVHFSSPPGLEEHLSEDVQNMEVDVEAPGGLLSSSVLDKACNISERCASSLFQNTSLGVEESFDLGCPSSQLESRSSLLSSGAEPREKDKGLEFRRSTPEPLTETVPDSLFIPNQRSQMNPDTLSKNDRLLIHKIRRYYEHAEHQDASFAVKRRESLSYIPAGLVRNLSQQLNDLADEDLALHKRVPSITRPTLWSVFNLSGLGVDKKAKDSSDFVVPANGKESNLRDLSGNDEFQSASDMAKAWQDMEITGTSERHQDSEDSQMTTPGEEKKAETSKGSLDSGLGEPLVILEETDESFSSSPINNVLEKDKMQEFLRHPNEEHKLQEHHNVDHTSLPKSISLRSASEDERILQEMEKMKNKVFHLARQYSQRIKNNRPMVKQRPKISDNHFVPKNLSCVMEERPPGKEKGIPDKPLLLNLNEQDLIPDSTTTSPTSSLCSPGSPQFLNCRLNAQRPQSPIQTETFNWPDVKELRSKYNKQSQDEASASPRPFPVGRSTSISERALETGSERSSASCSLSCSSPFSNSTLQRSTSMDSTCSSKTLEGEGLPSLCSGNAFDSGLGSTNAHEQLERGCDSGQDGNNLVLETTCLGKPEEDDSAMVSQSELAMANSKEHNFSECMENAENSQHSLVKNLRDKFQISNT is encoded by the exons CAGAATGTCATCGTCTGTCCACCGGTTCGTCTGTGGGGACTCCGGATCCACGGGCCGCAGACGGCTGTTCTCTGTCCAGCTCTGAGCCTTCAGAGGACGGCCGGCCGGTCAGCATTGTGTCCACCGTCTCGTCCGAGTCATCCGTGGAGGGCAGCAGCGGCTCCCTGACCGCAGGAGCTGATATCGGCCTGGAGCTCAGTCCTCAGGAGGGTCCTTCAGATCCTCCAGATCTTCTCGGCTTGGACTGGCCAGTTGAAGAACCGTCGGTCACTACACCAGACTCTCCGTCACCGTTCGCATCCGTCACAATGGCCCCGAACCCTCAGCTCACACACGTGGATCGTGTCGTGATGGAGATTATCGAGACGGAGCGGATGTACGTCAGGGATCTGCGCAGCATCGTAGAG GATTATCTTGTGCATATCATTGACACCAAGGACCTCCCAATCAATCCAGAGCACGTGTGTTCGCTGTTTGGGAATATTGAACACATTTATGAGTTCAACAG TGAGTTATTACAGTCTTTAGACATGTGTGCCAGTGATCCTGTGGCCATCGCACGCTGCTTTGTGGACAAg AGCGAGTATTTTGAGATCTACACGCAGTACTGTACAAACTACCCGAA ttcggTGGCGGTGTTGACAGAGTGTCTGAGGAATGAAACTCTGGCCAAGTTCTTCAGGGATCGTCAGGCGTCTCTCAAGCGCTCTCTTCCTTTGGGTTCTTACCTGCTCAAACCAGTTCAGAGGATCCTCAAATATCACCTGCTGCTTCAG gaAATCGCCAAGCACTTCGACCCCGAGGAGGACGGGTACGAGGTGGTGATCGAGGCCATCGACAGCATGACGGGAGTCGCCTGGTACATCAACGACATGAAGAGAAAACACGAGCACGCCGTGAGACTTCAG GAGGTCCAGTCTCTGCTCATAAACTGGAATGGTCCGGATCTGACCACATTCGGCGAGTTGGTTCTGGAAGGAACGTTTCACGTCCACCGCGCCAGAAAGGAGAGAACCCTGTTCCTGTTCGATAAGATGCTGCTCATCACCAAGAAACGAGGAGAACTTTACGTCTACAAGACTCACATCTCG AGTTCCACACTGATGCTGATAGAAAGTGCTAAAGATTCGCTGCGCTTCAGCGTGACGCATTACAAGCAGCCCAAGCAGCCGCACACGGTTCAG gCCAGAACAGTGGAGGAGAAGAAACTGTGGGCTCATCACATAAAGAGACTCATTCTGGAGAACCATCACGCCGTTATCCCGCAGAAA GCCAAAGACGCGATCCTGGACATGGACTCCACAT GTCCAGTGAAGTACCGCTACAGTCCGGACCGGCTGAAGAAAGCGTCGTCTTGTCAAAATGACGATTTCTCTGATGTGTTACAGGAACGGAGACGCTCTG AACCGGCTAAACGATCTGTACGAAGCACTAAAG GAACGCTTAAG CATGCAGACAGCGAAGGTACTCTATTAGTGGATAAAGACCGTCTTTCCATGCTGCCCACAACCACAAACTCAAACCCAGAACTCAAGACTACGGAACCAGGAATGATTCAGAACGGACAACATCATGAATCCAGCACAGGTTCGCTGGATGACCGTGAGAAAGCAAAGAGCGCAGAGGACAGAATAGGAGGAGATAATGTTGAAGAGGAAGATCTGATGGGAGTCGAGCAG GACAGAGAAGGTTGTTGGGAAAATTGGCCAATGAACCAAAGCAGCCAAACACCCACTAAAGAAAAACATGATGATACAAGTGAAAGTTTGACTCTCTTTGAACAG AGCTCAACTGGGGAACGCAGTTCACCGAAGGTCTTTTCTCCTCTCAGAGAATCAGAGGAAACTGGGATGAACCAATCAGAGGATTATCCCAAAATCTCTGGGACAATAATGGCAGGATGCCACACCGATCCAGAGATAATAGACTTCAATACTGGAGGACAAAGAATTGGCGATAATGTTGAGGACAGTGTGCATTTCTCATCTCCTCCTGGACTAGAAGAGCACCTCTCAGAAGATGTGCAGAACATGGAGGTAGATGTTGAAGCACCTGGTGGTCTCTTGTCTTCATCTGTTCTGGACAAGGCATGCAATATCTCCGAGCGATGTGCCAGCAGTCTCTTTCAAAATACTAGTCTAGGAGTCGAAGAGTCTTTTGATTTGGGCTGCCCCTCTTCTCAATTGGAAAGTAGAAGCAGTTTGCTCAGCAGTGGTGCCGAGCCCCGTGAGAAAGACAAAGGCCTTGAGTTTAGACGGTCCACTCCAGAACCATTAACAGAGACTGTTCCCGACAGCCTGTTTATACCAAACCAAAGATCTCAAATGAATCCGGATACCCTTTCCAAAAACGACAGATTGCTCATACATAAGATTCGAAGGTACTATGAACATGCTGAGCACCAGGATGCAAGCTTTGCCGTCAAACGCAGAGAGAGCCTTTCGTACATCCCTGCAGGCCTAGTCCGTAATCTGAGCCAACAACTCAATGACCTTGCAGACGAGGATTTGGCATTGCATAAGAGGGTCCCTTCCATCACAAGGCCAACTTTATGGTCGGTCTTTAATCTATCAGGCTTGGGGGTCGACAAGAAAGCAAAGGATAGCTCTGATTTTGTGGTCCCTGCAAATGGCAAAGAGTCCAACCTTCGAGATCTAAGTGGGAATGATGAATTCCAGTCTGCATCTGATATGGCTAAAGCGTGGCAAGACATGGAGATAACTGGGACTTCTGAACGACATCAGGACTCTGAGGATTCCCAAATGACTACACCTGGTGAAGAAAAGAAAGCAGAAACCAGTAAGGGGAGCTTGGATAGCGGACTTGGGGAACCTCTTGTAATACTGGAAGAGACCGATGAAAGCTTTTCCTCGTCCCCAATCAACAACGTCTTAGAAAAGGACAAGATGCAAGAGTTCCTAAGGCATCCAAATGAGGAACACAAGTTACAAGAGCACCACAATGTTGACCACACTTCTTTACCAAAGAGCATCTCCTTACGGTCTGCTAGTGAGGATGAACGCATCCTTCAAGAAAtggagaaaatgaaaaataaggtGTTTCATTTGGCCAGGCAGTACAGTCAACGTATAAAAAACAACAGACCGATGGTAAAGCAGAGGCCCAAGATCTCAGACAACCATTTCGTGCCCAAGAACCTGTCTTGCGTGATGGAGGAGAGACCTCCAGGAAAAGAGAAAG GCATTCCTGACAAGCCACTGTTGTTGAACTTGAATGAGCAGGACCTTATCCCGGACTCTACGACTACTAGTCCAACTTCCAGCCTCTGTTCTCCTGGAAGTCCTCAGTTCCTCAATTGCAGATTAAATGCTCAGAGACCACAAAGTCCTATACAGACCGAGACCTTCAATTGGCCGGATGTAAAAGAGTTGCGTTCCAAATATAACAAGCAAAGTCAAGATGAGGCTTCCGCTTCCCCTCGTCCGTTCCCAGTGGGTCGCAGTACTTCAATTTCAGAAAGAGCTCTGGAAACTGGATCAGAGAGATCCAGTGCATCGTGTTCATTGTCTTGTTCGTCCCCTTTCAGCAATAGCACATTGCAGAGATCTACTTCAATGGATTCTACATGTTCCAGCAAGACCCTTGAAGGTGAAGGTTTGCCTTCGCTGTGTAGCGGCAATGCATTTGATTCCGGCTTGGGATCCACTAATGCACACGAGCAACTGGAGAGAGGTTGTGATTCTGGTCAAGATGGGAACAACCTTGTTTTAGAGACGACTTGCTTGGGCAAGCCTGAAGAGGATGATTCAGCAATGGTTTCACAATCTGAACTTGCAATGGCAAACAGTAAAGAGCACAACTTTAGTGAATGCATGGAAAACGCTGAGAACAGtcaacatagtttggttaaaaacCTGCGGGATAAATTTCAGATTTCTAATACTTGA
- the LOC113117745 gene encoding pleckstrin homology domain-containing family G member 3 isoform X1, giving the protein MREESVCAHNSSLMGEAECHRLSTGSSVGTPDPRAADGCSLSSSEPSEDGRPVSIVSTVSSESSVEGSSGSLTAGADIGLELSPQEGPSDPPDLLGLDWPVEEPSVTTPDSPSPFASVTMAPNPQLTHVDRVVMEIIETERMYVRDLRSIVEDYLVHIIDTKDLPINPEHVCSLFGNIEHIYEFNSELLQSLDMCASDPVAIARCFVDKSEYFEIYTQYCTNYPNSVAVLTECLRNETLAKFFRDRQASLKRSLPLGSYLLKPVQRILKYHLLLQEIAKHFDPEEDGYEVVIEAIDSMTGVAWYINDMKRKHEHAVRLQEVQSLLINWNGPDLTTFGELVLEGTFHVHRARKERTLFLFDKMLLITKKRGELYVYKTHISSSTLMLIESAKDSLRFSVTHYKQPKQPHTVQARTVEEKKLWAHHIKRLILENHHAVIPQKAKDAILDMDSTCPVKYRYSPDRLKKASSCQNDDFSDVLQERRRSEPAKRSVRSTKGTLKHADSEGTLLVDKDRLSMLPTTTNSNPELKTTEPGMIQNGQHHESSTGSLDDREKAKSAEDRIGGDNVEEEDLMGVEQVADFATSVLAAISCWHYRAKALLFNQFITDREGCWENWPMNQSSQTPTKEKHDDTSESLTLFEQSSTGERSSPKVFSPLRESEETGMNQSEDYPKISGTIMAGCHTDPEIIDFNTGGQRIGDNVEDSVHFSSPPGLEEHLSEDVQNMEVDVEAPGGLLSSSVLDKACNISERCASSLFQNTSLGVEESFDLGCPSSQLESRSSLLSSGAEPREKDKGLEFRRSTPEPLTETVPDSLFIPNQRSQMNPDTLSKNDRLLIHKIRRYYEHAEHQDASFAVKRRESLSYIPAGLVRNLSQQLNDLADEDLALHKRVPSITRPTLWSVFNLSGLGVDKKAKDSSDFVVPANGKESNLRDLSGNDEFQSASDMAKAWQDMEITGTSERHQDSEDSQMTTPGEEKKAETSKGSLDSGLGEPLVILEETDESFSSSPINNVLEKDKMQEFLRHPNEEHKLQEHHNVDHTSLPKSISLRSASEDERILQEMEKMKNKVFHLARQYSQRIKNNRPMVKQRPKISDNHFVPKNLSCVMEERPPGKEKGIPDKPLLLNLNEQDLIPDSTTTSPTSSLCSPGSPQFLNCRLNAQRPQSPIQTETFNWPDVKELRSKYNKQSQDEASASPRPFPVGRSTSISERALETGSERSSASCSLSCSSPFSNSTLQRSTSMDSTCSSKTLEGEGLPSLCSGNAFDSGLGSTNAHEQLERGCDSGQDGNNLVLETTCLGKPEEDDSAMVSQSELAMANSKEHNFSECMENAENSQHSLVKNLRDKFQISNT; this is encoded by the exons CAGAATGTCATCGTCTGTCCACCGGTTCGTCTGTGGGGACTCCGGATCCACGGGCCGCAGACGGCTGTTCTCTGTCCAGCTCTGAGCCTTCAGAGGACGGCCGGCCGGTCAGCATTGTGTCCACCGTCTCGTCCGAGTCATCCGTGGAGGGCAGCAGCGGCTCCCTGACCGCAGGAGCTGATATCGGCCTGGAGCTCAGTCCTCAGGAGGGTCCTTCAGATCCTCCAGATCTTCTCGGCTTGGACTGGCCAGTTGAAGAACCGTCGGTCACTACACCAGACTCTCCGTCACCGTTCGCATCCGTCACAATGGCCCCGAACCCTCAGCTCACACACGTGGATCGTGTCGTGATGGAGATTATCGAGACGGAGCGGATGTACGTCAGGGATCTGCGCAGCATCGTAGAG GATTATCTTGTGCATATCATTGACACCAAGGACCTCCCAATCAATCCAGAGCACGTGTGTTCGCTGTTTGGGAATATTGAACACATTTATGAGTTCAACAG TGAGTTATTACAGTCTTTAGACATGTGTGCCAGTGATCCTGTGGCCATCGCACGCTGCTTTGTGGACAAg AGCGAGTATTTTGAGATCTACACGCAGTACTGTACAAACTACCCGAA ttcggTGGCGGTGTTGACAGAGTGTCTGAGGAATGAAACTCTGGCCAAGTTCTTCAGGGATCGTCAGGCGTCTCTCAAGCGCTCTCTTCCTTTGGGTTCTTACCTGCTCAAACCAGTTCAGAGGATCCTCAAATATCACCTGCTGCTTCAG gaAATCGCCAAGCACTTCGACCCCGAGGAGGACGGGTACGAGGTGGTGATCGAGGCCATCGACAGCATGACGGGAGTCGCCTGGTACATCAACGACATGAAGAGAAAACACGAGCACGCCGTGAGACTTCAG GAGGTCCAGTCTCTGCTCATAAACTGGAATGGTCCGGATCTGACCACATTCGGCGAGTTGGTTCTGGAAGGAACGTTTCACGTCCACCGCGCCAGAAAGGAGAGAACCCTGTTCCTGTTCGATAAGATGCTGCTCATCACCAAGAAACGAGGAGAACTTTACGTCTACAAGACTCACATCTCG AGTTCCACACTGATGCTGATAGAAAGTGCTAAAGATTCGCTGCGCTTCAGCGTGACGCATTACAAGCAGCCCAAGCAGCCGCACACGGTTCAG gCCAGAACAGTGGAGGAGAAGAAACTGTGGGCTCATCACATAAAGAGACTCATTCTGGAGAACCATCACGCCGTTATCCCGCAGAAA GCCAAAGACGCGATCCTGGACATGGACTCCACAT GTCCAGTGAAGTACCGCTACAGTCCGGACCGGCTGAAGAAAGCGTCGTCTTGTCAAAATGACGATTTCTCTGATGTGTTACAGGAACGGAGACGCTCTG AACCGGCTAAACGATCTGTACGAAGCACTAAAG GAACGCTTAAG CATGCAGACAGCGAAGGTACTCTATTAGTGGATAAAGACCGTCTTTCCATGCTGCCCACAACCACAAACTCAAACCCAGAACTCAAGACTACGGAACCAGGAATGATTCAGAACGGACAACATCATGAATCCAGCACAGGTTCGCTGGATGACCGTGAGAAAGCAAAGAGCGCAGAGGACAGAATAGGAGGAGATAATGTTGAAGAGGAAGATCTGATGGGAGTCGAGCAGGTAGCAGACTTTGCCACTTCAGTGTTGGCCGCCATCTCCTGCTGGCATTATAGGGCCAAGGCTTTGCTTTTCAATCAGTTCATCACG GACAGAGAAGGTTGTTGGGAAAATTGGCCAATGAACCAAAGCAGCCAAACACCCACTAAAGAAAAACATGATGATACAAGTGAAAGTTTGACTCTCTTTGAACAG AGCTCAACTGGGGAACGCAGTTCACCGAAGGTCTTTTCTCCTCTCAGAGAATCAGAGGAAACTGGGATGAACCAATCAGAGGATTATCCCAAAATCTCTGGGACAATAATGGCAGGATGCCACACCGATCCAGAGATAATAGACTTCAATACTGGAGGACAAAGAATTGGCGATAATGTTGAGGACAGTGTGCATTTCTCATCTCCTCCTGGACTAGAAGAGCACCTCTCAGAAGATGTGCAGAACATGGAGGTAGATGTTGAAGCACCTGGTGGTCTCTTGTCTTCATCTGTTCTGGACAAGGCATGCAATATCTCCGAGCGATGTGCCAGCAGTCTCTTTCAAAATACTAGTCTAGGAGTCGAAGAGTCTTTTGATTTGGGCTGCCCCTCTTCTCAATTGGAAAGTAGAAGCAGTTTGCTCAGCAGTGGTGCCGAGCCCCGTGAGAAAGACAAAGGCCTTGAGTTTAGACGGTCCACTCCAGAACCATTAACAGAGACTGTTCCCGACAGCCTGTTTATACCAAACCAAAGATCTCAAATGAATCCGGATACCCTTTCCAAAAACGACAGATTGCTCATACATAAGATTCGAAGGTACTATGAACATGCTGAGCACCAGGATGCAAGCTTTGCCGTCAAACGCAGAGAGAGCCTTTCGTACATCCCTGCAGGCCTAGTCCGTAATCTGAGCCAACAACTCAATGACCTTGCAGACGAGGATTTGGCATTGCATAAGAGGGTCCCTTCCATCACAAGGCCAACTTTATGGTCGGTCTTTAATCTATCAGGCTTGGGGGTCGACAAGAAAGCAAAGGATAGCTCTGATTTTGTGGTCCCTGCAAATGGCAAAGAGTCCAACCTTCGAGATCTAAGTGGGAATGATGAATTCCAGTCTGCATCTGATATGGCTAAAGCGTGGCAAGACATGGAGATAACTGGGACTTCTGAACGACATCAGGACTCTGAGGATTCCCAAATGACTACACCTGGTGAAGAAAAGAAAGCAGAAACCAGTAAGGGGAGCTTGGATAGCGGACTTGGGGAACCTCTTGTAATACTGGAAGAGACCGATGAAAGCTTTTCCTCGTCCCCAATCAACAACGTCTTAGAAAAGGACAAGATGCAAGAGTTCCTAAGGCATCCAAATGAGGAACACAAGTTACAAGAGCACCACAATGTTGACCACACTTCTTTACCAAAGAGCATCTCCTTACGGTCTGCTAGTGAGGATGAACGCATCCTTCAAGAAAtggagaaaatgaaaaataaggtGTTTCATTTGGCCAGGCAGTACAGTCAACGTATAAAAAACAACAGACCGATGGTAAAGCAGAGGCCCAAGATCTCAGACAACCATTTCGTGCCCAAGAACCTGTCTTGCGTGATGGAGGAGAGACCTCCAGGAAAAGAGAAAG GCATTCCTGACAAGCCACTGTTGTTGAACTTGAATGAGCAGGACCTTATCCCGGACTCTACGACTACTAGTCCAACTTCCAGCCTCTGTTCTCCTGGAAGTCCTCAGTTCCTCAATTGCAGATTAAATGCTCAGAGACCACAAAGTCCTATACAGACCGAGACCTTCAATTGGCCGGATGTAAAAGAGTTGCGTTCCAAATATAACAAGCAAAGTCAAGATGAGGCTTCCGCTTCCCCTCGTCCGTTCCCAGTGGGTCGCAGTACTTCAATTTCAGAAAGAGCTCTGGAAACTGGATCAGAGAGATCCAGTGCATCGTGTTCATTGTCTTGTTCGTCCCCTTTCAGCAATAGCACATTGCAGAGATCTACTTCAATGGATTCTACATGTTCCAGCAAGACCCTTGAAGGTGAAGGTTTGCCTTCGCTGTGTAGCGGCAATGCATTTGATTCCGGCTTGGGATCCACTAATGCACACGAGCAACTGGAGAGAGGTTGTGATTCTGGTCAAGATGGGAACAACCTTGTTTTAGAGACGACTTGCTTGGGCAAGCCTGAAGAGGATGATTCAGCAATGGTTTCACAATCTGAACTTGCAATGGCAAACAGTAAAGAGCACAACTTTAGTGAATGCATGGAAAACGCTGAGAACAGtcaacatagtttggttaaaaacCTGCGGGATAAATTTCAGATTTCTAATACTTGA